The following coding sequences are from one Shewanella putrefaciens window:
- the rbfA gene encoding 30S ribosome-binding factor RbfA, translating to MAKEFSRTRRIAQQLQQELAQVLQRDMKDPRIGFVTVNDVDVSRDLSYAKVFVTFFEEDKAVVQEKLNALISAAPYIRTLVAGRMKLRVMPELRFVYDSSLVEGMRMSNLVSQVINQDKAKQQQFGSADEVLNEDEGATDDTDDTKGKD from the coding sequence ATGGCAAAAGAATTCAGTCGTACACGTCGTATAGCACAGCAACTTCAGCAAGAACTTGCTCAGGTGTTACAACGCGACATGAAAGATCCTCGTATTGGCTTTGTTACCGTAAATGACGTAGACGTCTCACGCGATCTCAGTTACGCCAAAGTCTTTGTGACTTTCTTCGAGGAAGACAAAGCTGTCGTTCAAGAAAAGCTCAACGCTCTCATCAGCGCAGCCCCTTACATCCGTACCTTAGTGGCGGGACGTATGAAATTGCGTGTTATGCCTGAGCTACGTTTTGTTTATGACAGCTCATTGGTTGAGGGGATGCGTATGTCTAACCTCGTTAGCCAAGTCATCAACCAAGACAAAGCTAAGCAGCAGCAGTTTGGTAGCGCAGATGAAGTCCTTAATGAGGATGAGGGTGCTACCGACGATACAGATGATACAAAAGGTAAAGATTAA